GAACTTGAATATAAACGGTGTCGGTAGCCCGAACGGCGCAGTAATGAGACCGCCCAGACAAGCGTACATCGACGATCCAGCTAGACGACTGTACGTGATGGACCACGAGGAACACAAGCCGTTCAAATGCCCGGTCATTGGCTGCGATAAGACGTACAAGAACCAGAACGGGCTCAAGTACCACAGAGCACACGGCCACCAGAACCAGAAACTGCACGAGAATTCTGACGGAACGTTCACCATAATAGACCCAGATTCCAACGAACCGTACCCGGAGGGGATGGGCTACGAAAAGGATAAGCCTTACCGTTGCGAAGTTTGCGGAAAGCGCTACAAGAATCTAAACGGGTTGAAGTACCATAGAGGCCACTCGACGCACTGATTCTTTGCCGCCACCACTAACCAAGTCAGAAAGAGCAAGGAGGGGAGAGCATGCACACCAAATCATTAAGTTGTTGTGGTAGTGTCGTTGTTGTCTCTTTTTGCCCCCCAACAGTTGTAACAAAattatcatcatcaccatcgCCTACTGCTATCAGTCATTGCGTTATTGTAACTGGAACAATAGGAAAGTCTTCATATAGTTAGTCAACAGGTTTTGTTCAGTCCActatattatattttttgtatttctCAATATGATTATCCTGTAACGAGGGTTGTGTACGATCAAGTGCGGACAAACCCAAATCCCCATAGTCCTGCCGTACCGAAAATGAGAGTGAATCTAAAGAGACCATTACAATGGGTACAATGGGCCAGTTACGGCCTCGTTCTTTTTACAGTCCATGTTTGCGTGGTACTTCCTTTAGCCACTTTGTTGTTTCATGACTTTTACAAAAGGTTGATCCCAAATGATTCAATGCTGCATATCCCACTCTCCAAACTCTACAAAACCAATCATGGCTCACTCTGCTTGGAAATAGATAGAATGGGCGAGGGAGACCTGCCCGTTGTGGCTAATGATGGGTTGACAAACCAGCGCACATTTCTGCATGGGGGAACTACGTACAATCTAGacttcaagatcaagttCTATTGCCTTACCACGAAGGAGCAAGTGTTGCACACCGTTTTTGTAGAATTGGAGAGTAACCATGTTAAGATGTTTATGAGGGAAATACCCGTTGTTTGCGCTAGGGGAGACGCCTTTGTCGAAACTCTGCTATCTTCAAGCAGAGACACGGCACTGAGGGACAAGTACGCCACCCAATGGGTTAACGAATTAGACGTCGAGGACGCTGTGGTCATACCTCCGCAAACGCacaatttctttctctcGCTCAAGAGTAGCTCTGAGCTGATCTTCGACCCCGACTCAAGAATCCAATTGAGAGCTACGTTCAAACAAGGTTTGAGAAATTTCATGCTGAAAAGATGGATCATCACGTACCTGGTGGGGATCACATTGTTCCAACTGGGGATCCTACTGGTGTTTACAGTTGTATCCGTCGCTACATTCATCGcggttttgaagaatacCAACCATCGCTCCCCAAAGCGAGCTTAAAcattcttttcaatatgAAAAgagagcaaaaaaaattgcaattggtGTCAAGCACTAACCTCATCGCTTTATTCGAGACGTAGGATTCGAGACCATAGGGGGACCAAATCGCAATTTGTACTATGCTTCCGTTGCCACCAAAGGTGCTAACGGAGAGGAATGATCCTTTGCACTTGATCAAGACCCGGCTTGACACTCATGGCAGACCAGCAACCATCCAAGGGCCTATGGTTAGGTATTCGAAGTTGGCTTTCAGAGAGACTTGCAGGGAGTATAACGTTGATATAACCTATACACCTATGATGCTAGCGAGGGAGTTTGTGAGAAATGAGCACGCTCGACTTACTGACCTGAGCATCGGTTCCGCTGATGTCCCAGTGATTGCCCAGGTCGGCGTTAACAGTGTCGTGGACTTGATGAGGTTTGTGGAGATGGTGAGCCCGTATGTCGATGGAATTGGAATCAATTGTGGGTGCCCTATCCGGGAGCAAGTTCGTGAGGGGATCGGTTGCGCACTTATCTACACTGAGAACTTATTGGTCGAAATGGTCAAGACGGTGAAGGACAAGTACGGTGATAAACTGCGATTGGAAACCAAAATCAGAATACACGAGCACAAGGTCCCTGAGAGGACGTTGAAATTGTGCCGCCGGCTGTGTGACGCTGGCGTAGATTGGATTACCGTCCACGGGAGACTCCGTACGACGCGATCATCCGAGCCTGTGGACCTAGACGCAATAAAGTACATTGTGGACGGTATCGCGGACAGAGATACCCCTGTAGTGGCCAACGGTGATTGCTTTACCGTTGAAGACATGGTACGCATCCAAAGGATCACTGGTGCTCATGGGGTCATGGCAGCCCGCGGACTTTTGGCGAACCCTGCCTTGTTCTCCGGTCAGGATAAATGCCCGTGGGGCTGTTTAGAGAGATTCCTATACCATTGCAGTGAGGTAGGCGACGGTCTGCCCATACAACTGATCTTGCACCACGTTCACTGCATGCTGGAGAGTATGCAAGTCCGCAAGAAATTGCTGAAGCAGATAATGAATCTGGAAAGCTTTGCACACCTGTTAGACTGGCTAGAAAAACATTTCGTTTTGCTCAGAGAGGGAGACGAAGGATACGGAACGGGTACAGAGGTACCCCTTCGAGAGTGAACCAACAGGGGGACGGTCCCCGCTTCTGCCTTGACGCTATTCACGGCCGGCACCCGCTACACATCCTGCAGCGCCATACCATCACTATCGACgaaactttttcttctATGTCGCtcagaaagaaaacaaaaaggcATCGCACTC
The genomic region above belongs to Huiozyma naganishii CBS 8797 chromosome 2, complete genome and contains:
- the SEI1 gene encoding seipin (similar to Saccharomyces cerevisiae YLR404W; ancestral locus Anc_4.266), which codes for MRVNLKRPLQWVQWASYGLVLFTVHVCVVLPLATLLFHDFYKRLIPNDSMLHIPLSKLYKTNHGSLCLEIDRMGEGDLPVVANDGLTNQRTFLHGGTTYNLDFKIKFYCLTTKEQVLHTVFVELESNHVKMFMREIPVVCARGDAFVETLLSSSRDTALRDKYATQWVNELDVEDAVVIPPQTHNFFLSLKSSSELIFDPDSRIQLRATFKQGLRNFMLKRWIITYLVGITLFQLGILLVFTVVSVATFIAVLKNTNHRSPKRA
- the DUS4 gene encoding tRNA dihydrouridine synthase (similar to Saccharomyces cerevisiae DUS4 (YLR405W); ancestral locus Anc_4.269), giving the protein MLPLPPKVLTERNDPLHLIKTRLDTHGRPATIQGPMVRYSKLAFRETCREYNVDITYTPMMLAREFVRNEHARLTDLSIGSADVPVIAQVGVNSVVDLMRFVEMVSPYVDGIGINCGCPIREQVREGIGCALIYTENLLVEMVKTVKDKYGDKLRLETKIRIHEHKVPERTLKLCRRLCDAGVDWITVHGRLRTTRSSEPVDLDAIKYIVDGIADRDTPVVANGDCFTVEDMVRIQRITGAHGVMAARGLLANPALFSGQDKCPWGCLERFLYHCSEVGDGLPIQLILHHVHCMLESMQVRKKLLKQIMNLESFAHLLDWLEKHFVLLREGDEGYGTGTEVPLRE